In Streptomyces sannanensis, the DNA window GCGACAGGGGCGGCTGGACGTGCGAGCGTCTTCACACGCCGATGATGACCCCGGTTGTCAGTTCCCCAGCGCTGCCACGCCCGCCTGCGCGCACTTCTCGTCGAGGGCGCCGCCCGCGAGAAAGAGGGTGCCGGGGATGTCCTTCAGGGGCGGGGTGGTCGCCGCGGCCACGGTCTGCCCGCGATCCGCGCCCGCGTCCGGCAGCTCGGCGGCACCCTGACGACAGCTCGGCGTCGACCCCCGTGGGGGCGCGGTCGCGGTGGCGAAGGAACAGCGGCTCCTGTCCTGAGGCCGGTCAGAACTCGCCGGTGTCGAGGGCGAAGCCGAGCGGCTCGGGCAGCGGGATCGTCTCGGACAGCTTGTACGTGACCTTGCTCCCGTAGTCGTCGCCGACCGGTTCCGTGCACAGCACCGCCTTGTCGGCCTGCCGGTCGATGATCAGATACACGGGAATCCCCGCGCGGGCATAGCCACGGATCTTCTTCACCCGGTCGTTGGCGGCGGTCGAGTCCGAGGTCACCTCGGCGACCAGAAGGACGGGGGCGGGGTCGTGGTACTCGAGCCGGTCGGCGAAGCTGCCCTTCGGAGCAAGCACCACATCCGGTTCGACGTTCCCGGTCGTCGACGCCCCCGGAACATGCAGCCCGATCCCCGTATAGCTACGGAGCCGGTGATCCTTGCGCCGCAGGGTCACCTGGTCGGACATCTCCGTCACGATCTCTTCATGCTCGCCATTGGCGGGAGGCGTCACGTGGATCTCCCCTTCGATCAACTCCACGCGCCACCCCTCAGGGGCAGCCGCACTGAACATGTCGAAGGCTTCCTCCACAGCCATGGCCGGGATCTTGTTCCTCGCCGACCTGACCAGGGACGGATAGTCGAACGTGCCGTCCTGGGAGTCGTACGGCTCGTCATCCGGAACAGGCAGTGCCACGGCGGACCTCCTTCGCACAGTGCGACGCTCCCAGCGTAGGCCGCACGGCACGGCCGGAACCGGACATCGTTCACTCGAACGTGCGAACGGCAACGTTTCCGCAGGCCCGGCAGGCCCGATGCCCCGCAAGCAGGCGCCCACCACCATCCGTGACACCATCGACTCCGTGCTCGACATCGGCTACTCCCTCTCCCGCCGCTTCCCCGATCCCCCGCAGACCGACTACCGCCGCGCGGACGTCCATGCCCTGCGCTACGACCTGTTCTGCGGTGACGTCTACCTCGCCGACACCAAGGCCGACCGCGAGGTGTCCACAGCCTGGGGATGGGTGCCGGTACT includes these proteins:
- a CDS encoding Uma2 family endonuclease, yielding MALPVPDDEPYDSQDGTFDYPSLVRSARNKIPAMAVEEAFDMFSAAAPEGWRVELIEGEIHVTPPANGEHEEIVTEMSDQVTLRRKDHRLRSYTGIGLHVPGASTTGNVEPDVVLAPKGSFADRLEYHDPAPVLLVAEVTSDSTAANDRVKKIRGYARAGIPVYLIIDRQADKAVLCTEPVGDDYGSKVTYKLSETIPLPEPLGFALDTGEF